In Arcanobacterium wilhelmae, the following are encoded in one genomic region:
- a CDS encoding glycosyltransferase family protein, translating into MVSFLKATYKAKRALWHVTHRGPRVVVEVLRRRKLMAMGTDPQKAPGAAFPDWPALDAQFPPTHEVRAAVIADEFTIDSLKFEWEQELITPANWHDVLSSNPPDLLFVEAAWHGNNDAWQYQIVGRDAPGPDLRALVRWCRKHDVPTVFWANNEPSDVDQVTKAASLFDVVFTTDSDAIARFEGLGVPDVALLPYAAQPVLHNPQAITHRHKVVPREDVAFAGMYFAHRFPARKEQMNMLFDAVRKPGVQIGTKLDIFSRQPAGDPRYQFPAEFTNQVRGTLPYSQMLTAYRAYKAFLNVHSEADSPTVVSRRSFEIPASGAPLVELPTRGVNHFFTDAMVAKVRTSDEAARALNTIISDAHFGDHMAYVATQEIWLKHRYEHRVNEVLRHVDLGELATRAPRVSAIIASKRRFQVERVLGMLAEQRGVELQVLFGTHGFPATQILRNLAASKGLNVQWLQFDPSESLGAMYNAMIERADGDFVAKIDDDDFYDSTYLLDAAMAHRYSGSELVGKRATFVYLKDTDQMLSCFEGDENRFVHEVAGPTIFTTRDLAREVRFEHLSTGEDSDFLRRGTQAGSSVYATSRFGFVRYRGSSSHTWAAANSTFEANGSFAHPGGPSELELPAHFGLVPAAKE; encoded by the coding sequence ATGGTGTCGTTTTTGAAAGCAACGTACAAGGCGAAACGTGCCCTGTGGCATGTCACGCATCGTGGTCCACGTGTCGTTGTGGAGGTTCTTCGGCGACGCAAATTGATGGCGATGGGTACGGATCCACAGAAGGCTCCGGGGGCCGCGTTCCCGGATTGGCCGGCGCTCGATGCACAGTTCCCGCCGACGCACGAGGTGCGGGCTGCGGTGATCGCGGACGAGTTCACGATCGATTCACTGAAGTTCGAATGGGAGCAGGAGCTGATCACGCCAGCGAATTGGCATGATGTGCTCTCCTCGAATCCTCCGGATTTGTTGTTTGTGGAGGCTGCCTGGCATGGCAATAATGATGCGTGGCAGTATCAGATTGTGGGGCGCGATGCGCCGGGCCCGGATTTGCGGGCGCTGGTGAGATGGTGCCGTAAGCATGATGTTCCCACTGTTTTTTGGGCGAATAACGAGCCGTCAGATGTGGACCAGGTGACGAAGGCGGCGTCGCTGTTCGACGTCGTTTTTACTACTGATTCGGACGCGATCGCGCGTTTCGAGGGGCTGGGCGTGCCCGACGTCGCCCTCCTGCCGTACGCAGCCCAGCCTGTTTTGCATAACCCGCAGGCGATCACCCATCGGCATAAAGTGGTGCCGCGTGAGGACGTAGCGTTCGCGGGGATGTATTTTGCGCATCGTTTCCCGGCGCGTAAGGAGCAGATGAACATGCTGTTCGACGCCGTGCGCAAGCCCGGCGTGCAGATCGGCACGAAACTGGATATTTTTTCGCGTCAGCCGGCGGGTGATCCGCGCTACCAGTTCCCTGCGGAGTTTACGAACCAGGTGCGTGGCACGTTGCCGTATTCGCAGATGCTCACGGCTTACCGCGCGTATAAGGCATTTTTGAATGTACATTCCGAGGCGGATTCGCCGACGGTGGTCTCTCGGCGTTCGTTTGAGATTCCGGCGTCGGGGGCGCCGTTGGTTGAGTTGCCGACTCGCGGCGTGAATCATTTTTTCACCGACGCAATGGTGGCGAAGGTGCGCACGTCAGATGAGGCGGCTCGCGCGCTGAACACGATTATTTCGGACGCACATTTTGGCGACCATATGGCGTACGTGGCAACCCAGGAGATTTGGCTCAAGCACCGTTATGAGCATCGGGTGAACGAGGTGTTGCGGCATGTGGATTTGGGCGAGTTGGCGACGCGAGCGCCGCGGGTGAGCGCGATAATCGCGTCGAAGCGCCGGTTCCAGGTGGAGCGTGTGCTCGGGATGCTTGCCGAGCAGCGCGGAGTTGAGCTGCAGGTTTTGTTTGGCACGCACGGTTTCCCTGCCACGCAGATTTTGCGCAATCTTGCGGCGAGCAAGGGGCTGAATGTGCAGTGGTTGCAGTTTGATCCGTCGGAATCGCTGGGCGCGATGTATAACGCGATGATTGAGCGTGCGGATGGCGACTTTGTGGCGAAGATCGACGACGACGATTTTTACGATTCGACGTACCTGTTGGATGCGGCGATGGCTCACCGGTATTCGGGTTCGGAGTTGGTGGGTAAGCGGGCCACGTTCGTCTATTTGAAGGATACGGACCAGATGCTGTCGTGTTTCGAGGGTGATGAGAATCGTTTCGTTCACGAGGTGGCTGGGCCGACGATTTTCACGACTCGCGACTTGGCGCGCGAGGTGCGTTTCGAGCATTTGTCGACGGGCGAGGATTCGGATTTTTTGCGCCGGGGTACGCAGGCGGGTTCGAGCGTGTACGCGACGTCGAGGTTTGGTTTTGTGAGGTATCGCGGCTCGAGTTCGCATACGTGGGCGGCGGCGAATTCGACGTTCGAGGCGAACGGTTCGTTTGCGCACCCGGGCGGGCCGAGTGAGCTAGAACTACCGGCCCACTTTGGGCTAGTTCCTGCGGCTAAGGAGTAG
- the eno gene encoding phosphopyruvate hydratase — MASIEAVASREILDSRGNPTVEVEVLLDNGVFARAAVPSGASTGAFEAVERRDGDKSRYLGKGVQDAVEAVTEIIEPEIIGLSATDQRYLDQTLINLDGTANKGKLGANAILGVSLAVAKAAAGTAGLPLYQYLGGPNAHVLPVPMMNILNGGSHADSNVDIQEFMIAPIGAPSFKEALRWGAEVYHSLKKVLHERGLATGLGDEGGFAPNLESNAAALDLIIEAIEKAGFKPGEDFGLALDVAATEFFKDGVYHFEGGEKTGAEMIKYYEELVEKYPLVSIEDPLSEEEWEDWTKLTAEIGDKVQIVGDDLFVTNPERLAKGIELKSANALLVKLNQIGTLSETFEAVEMAHRNGFHSMTSHRSGETEDTTIADLAVATNAGQIKTGAPARGERINKYNQLLRIEDELEDAAVYAGRSAFPRFKK; from the coding sequence GTGGCTAGCATTGAAGCAGTAGCTTCCCGTGAAATTCTTGATTCCCGCGGCAACCCCACCGTTGAAGTTGAGGTCCTGCTCGACAACGGCGTTTTCGCCCGCGCAGCAGTTCCGTCCGGCGCCTCCACCGGCGCGTTCGAGGCAGTTGAGCGCCGCGACGGCGACAAGTCCCGTTACCTCGGCAAGGGCGTGCAGGATGCTGTTGAGGCAGTCACCGAGATCATCGAGCCGGAGATCATCGGCCTTTCCGCTACCGATCAGCGCTACCTCGATCAGACCCTGATCAACCTTGACGGCACCGCCAACAAGGGCAAGCTCGGCGCGAACGCCATCCTCGGCGTTTCCCTCGCAGTGGCCAAGGCTGCCGCTGGGACCGCCGGCCTCCCGCTCTACCAGTACCTCGGCGGCCCGAACGCACACGTTCTCCCCGTCCCAATGATGAACATCCTCAACGGCGGTTCGCACGCTGATTCCAACGTTGACATCCAGGAGTTCATGATTGCTCCGATCGGCGCTCCGTCGTTCAAGGAAGCTCTGCGCTGGGGTGCAGAGGTCTACCACTCGCTGAAGAAGGTTCTCCACGAGCGTGGCCTCGCCACCGGCCTCGGCGATGAGGGCGGCTTCGCGCCGAACCTTGAGTCGAACGCTGCTGCTCTCGATCTGATCATCGAGGCTATCGAGAAGGCCGGCTTTAAGCCGGGCGAAGATTTCGGCCTCGCACTGGACGTTGCTGCAACCGAGTTCTTTAAGGACGGCGTGTACCACTTCGAAGGCGGCGAGAAGACCGGCGCCGAGATGATCAAGTACTACGAGGAGCTCGTCGAGAAGTACCCGCTCGTGTCCATCGAGGATCCGCTCTCGGAGGAAGAGTGGGAGGATTGGACCAAGCTCACCGCTGAGATTGGTGACAAGGTCCAGATCGTCGGCGACGATCTCTTCGTGACCAACCCGGAGCGCCTCGCCAAGGGCATCGAGCTCAAGTCGGCGAACGCTCTCCTGGTGAAGCTCAACCAGATCGGTACCCTTTCGGAGACCTTCGAGGCAGTCGAGATGGCACACCGCAACGGTTTCCACTCGATGACCTCGCATCGTTCGGGCGAGACGGAAGATACCACGATCGCGGATCTCGCGGTTGCCACCAATGCTGGTCAGATCAAGACCGGCGCCCCGGCCCGCGGCGAGCGTATCAACAAGTACAACCAGCTTCTGCGCATTGAGGACGAGCTCGAGGATGCAGCCGTTTACGCCGGCCGTTCCGCGTTCCCGCGCTTCAAGAAGTGA
- a CDS encoding putative Ig domain-containing protein, with the protein MTTYNARRSAAMVIAFALSAGTAGTFAATGVAHAADAQPTKPQLTFNFDATEEPAPCLNEGKWRVQLLPQDSSTWFPNYELQDQGNGKYSVTVDRPNRKFQYVFYKGTTTPEGYLVASTSPTSNEKLRGTNSTPYEGQTTIESSYGHIDVTGAKMFRTATGLTKKIWANQCSVRAKGIEPVGVDVDAKAKGADEELAKAQKAQKLINHTNELAAGAAERAAEIGKGIGEANGPADTTAPVITTRSQTVYTVEEMKPLAIEVKDDRDPNPVVVLKGTLPDGVTYNKATHQIEGTPKAGSEGEYQLTVVATDAAGNEKKQPILLKVIDGEKPQFEVENQTAVVGEEFRYEPTATDNSGEVTVYLGREHPAWLTLVDGVLSGTPTEAGTFTVELTAQDEAGNDVERQLTITVKTVVGKWMDLTKATPIPQPKAPEGDPAPKKDLPEAPETEPAPKTEAPETKIPDAAPSEPEAPKADVPSAPETKAPEAPKSEPAPKPEAPETAIPSDAPSEPELKPWTDLIDPAPKTEPDPQPEVPETKAPEAPKSEPAPQPEAPETKAPQAPKTEPAPQPEAPETKAPEAPKSEPAPQPEAPETKAPEAPKSEAPETKIPDAAPSEPEAPKADVPSAPETKAPDAPKSEPAPQPEAPETKVPDAAPSEPEKPMAPELEFVPMMKLLPSTFTGAVYADSEAIEAAIAAGKATLAGEYTVTRGDKLEVTVKGLEANKDARVFFYTKAMLLAKGTANAAGELAFTLAPTSSTPLGTHYLVATSTVPGVQKSVIYKVTVNPANAPAPKHQAPKHQAPKGNAPQVQAPAPQNQAAPSVKPMAPKPGHNGLPKTGAGVLGTAFAAVAALAAGAGAMIARRREN; encoded by the coding sequence ATGACCACTTATAACGCACGCCGCTCCGCGGCCATGGTGATTGCCTTCGCGCTCTCCGCCGGCACCGCCGGCACTTTCGCTGCCACCGGCGTCGCACACGCCGCAGATGCGCAGCCCACAAAGCCCCAGCTGACGTTCAACTTCGACGCGACTGAAGAGCCTGCGCCTTGCCTGAACGAGGGCAAGTGGCGTGTTCAGCTACTTCCTCAGGATTCGAGCACCTGGTTCCCGAACTACGAACTGCAGGATCAGGGGAATGGTAAATATTCTGTGACGGTGGATCGTCCGAATCGCAAATTCCAATACGTCTTCTACAAGGGAACGACCACTCCGGAGGGGTACCTGGTAGCTTCCACCTCGCCGACCTCGAATGAAAAGCTTCGTGGAACCAACTCGACGCCGTATGAAGGCCAGACAACAATTGAAAGTTCCTACGGCCATATCGACGTAACCGGCGCGAAAATGTTCCGTACAGCAACCGGCCTTACCAAGAAGATTTGGGCGAACCAGTGCTCTGTGCGAGCTAAGGGCATTGAACCAGTTGGTGTTGATGTAGACGCGAAGGCGAAGGGTGCTGACGAGGAGCTTGCAAAAGCTCAGAAGGCCCAGAAGCTGATCAACCACACAAATGAGCTCGCCGCTGGCGCAGCCGAGCGTGCAGCTGAAATTGGCAAGGGCATCGGCGAAGCCAACGGCCCGGCCGATACCACCGCCCCCGTGATCACGACGCGTTCGCAGACCGTCTACACGGTTGAAGAGATGAAGCCGCTCGCAATCGAGGTGAAAGACGATCGTGACCCGAACCCCGTCGTCGTGCTCAAGGGTACTCTGCCCGACGGCGTTACTTACAATAAGGCGACCCACCAGATTGAGGGTACGCCGAAGGCTGGCAGCGAGGGCGAGTACCAGCTCACCGTCGTCGCGACCGACGCGGCAGGCAACGAGAAGAAGCAGCCGATCCTTCTGAAGGTGATCGACGGCGAGAAGCCGCAGTTCGAGGTCGAGAACCAGACGGCCGTGGTTGGCGAAGAATTCCGGTATGAGCCCACCGCCACCGATAACTCTGGGGAGGTGACCGTGTATCTCGGCCGCGAGCACCCGGCTTGGCTCACGCTCGTTGACGGCGTTCTGTCTGGAACGCCCACCGAGGCGGGCACGTTCACGGTTGAGCTGACGGCCCAGGATGAGGCTGGCAACGACGTCGAGCGCCAGCTGACGATCACGGTGAAGACGGTTGTTGGCAAGTGGATGGACCTGACCAAGGCCACACCGATCCCGCAGCCGAAGGCTCCTGAGGGCGATCCGGCTCCGAAGAAGGATCTTCCGGAAGCTCCGGAGACTGAGCCGGCCCCCAAGACGGAAGCTCCGGAGACGAAGATCCCGGATGCTGCGCCGTCGGAGCCGGAAGCACCGAAGGCTGACGTTCCGTCGGCTCCGGAAACGAAGGCTCCTGAGGCTCCCAAGAGCGAGCCGGCCCCCAAGCCGGAGGCCCCAGAAACTGCGATTCCGTCGGACGCGCCGTCCGAGCCGGAGCTCAAGCCGTGGACCGACCTCATTGATCCGGCTCCGAAGACTGAGCCAGACCCGCAGCCGGAGGTTCCGGAGACTAAGGCTCCTGAGGCTCCGAAGAGCGAGCCGGCCCCGCAGCCGGAGGCTCCGGAGACCAAGGCTCCTCAGGCTCCGAAGACTGAGCCGGCCCCGCAGCCGGAGGCTCCGGAGACCAAGGCTCCTGAGGCTCCGAAGAGCGAGCCGGCCCCGCAGCCGGAGGCTCCGGAGACTAAGGCTCCTGAGGCTCCGAAGTCGGAAGCTCCGGAGACGAAGATCCCGGATGCTGCTCCGTCGGAGCCGGAGGCACCGAAGGCTGACGTTCCGTCGGCTCCGGAGACCAAGGCTCCTGACGCTCCCAAGAGCGAGCCGGCCCCGCAGCCGGAAGCCCCGGAGACCAAGGTTCCGGATGCTGCGCCGTCGGAGCCCGAGAAGCCGATGGCTCCCGAACTTGAGTTCGTTCCGATGATGAAGCTCCTCCCGTCCACGTTCACGGGCGCGGTGTACGCGGATTCTGAGGCGATCGAGGCTGCGATCGCCGCAGGCAAAGCAACTCTCGCCGGCGAGTACACCGTAACCCGCGGCGACAAGCTTGAGGTCACGGTCAAGGGACTCGAGGCAAATAAGGATGCTCGCGTGTTCTTCTACACCAAGGCCATGCTCCTCGCGAAGGGAACCGCGAACGCGGCCGGTGAGCTTGCGTTCACCCTCGCCCCGACGTCGTCGACCCCGCTCGGAACCCACTACCTTGTGGCAACGTCCACGGTACCTGGAGTGCAAAAGTCCGTGATCTACAAGGTCACCGTGAACCCCGCGAACGCTCCAGCTCCGAAGCACCAGGCTCCGAAGCACCAGGCTCCGAAGGGTAACGCGCCGCAGGTCCAGGCCCCGGCGCCGCAGAACCAGGCAGCGCCGTCGGTGAAGCCAATGGCTCCGAAGCCGGGCCACAACGGTCTACCCAAGACGGGCGCCGGCGTGCTCGGCACTGCGTTCGCCGCTGTCGCGGCTCTCGCGGCAGGAGCAGGCGCGATGATCGCTCGTCGTCGCGAGAACTGA
- a CDS encoding FtsB family cell division protein, which yields MNSRRPSSAPHGRPKRPRGNPASAAERRAASKRRSQAEAAEREQAAKRKRDRLKKAAEEEIRARAFKPRAAKPGASQRGGRERRRETTPTGPQFNSKRYFVYQGASRTRRFSVRAFMVLLFLAIGALIVASPLASYLNQQEQKRAASAELAQATQRADELERELARWQDPKFVQTQARERLGYVMPGETLYVVPREGTESAEDRLKKQVAQVNKERRAATPFFITLRDSINIAGKASTKPVENPSEVPILNAPKPAPSATPSQAPSAPASGAPTGK from the coding sequence ATGAATTCCCGCCGCCCATCTTCCGCTCCGCACGGCCGCCCCAAGCGCCCGCGCGGGAATCCGGCGTCGGCAGCGGAACGCCGGGCCGCGAGCAAGCGTCGATCCCAAGCCGAAGCGGCAGAACGCGAGCAGGCGGCCAAACGCAAACGCGACCGTCTCAAGAAAGCAGCCGAAGAAGAAATCCGCGCGCGCGCCTTCAAACCGCGCGCAGCGAAACCTGGCGCGTCCCAGCGCGGCGGGCGCGAACGACGTCGGGAAACGACTCCCACAGGCCCCCAATTCAACTCCAAACGCTACTTCGTGTACCAGGGCGCCAGCCGCACGCGGCGGTTTTCCGTGCGCGCCTTCATGGTGCTCCTGTTCCTCGCGATCGGAGCGCTCATCGTGGCCTCGCCGCTGGCAAGCTATCTCAACCAGCAGGAGCAAAAACGCGCCGCGTCGGCTGAGCTGGCGCAAGCGACCCAGCGGGCCGACGAACTCGAACGCGAACTCGCCCGCTGGCAAGATCCGAAGTTTGTCCAAACCCAGGCACGCGAACGCCTCGGCTACGTGATGCCTGGCGAGACACTCTACGTGGTGCCCCGCGAAGGCACCGAAAGCGCTGAAGACCGACTCAAGAAGCAGGTGGCGCAAGTGAATAAGGAACGCCGCGCCGCGACCCCGTTCTTCATCACTCTGCGCGATTCGATCAACATTGCAGGTAAGGCGTCCACGAAGCCGGTCGAAAACCCGTCCGAAGTGCCCATACTCAACGCGCCGAAACCTGCGCCGAGTGCGACGCCGTCGCAGGCGCCGTCTGCTCCGGCGTCGGGGGCGCCGACGGGCAAGTAA
- a CDS encoding DUF501 domain-containing protein gives MEYPKLDVLKKVAANATEVAGNDREVLTAQLGRDPRGLVGIGARCACGAPAVTITWPRLLDGSPFPTLFYLSLPWAVKQISRVESRGDMALFNERLATDPEYAAAHERAHASYVARRDLLEKVPEIAGKSAGGMPERVKCLHALAGYALAVGPGVCPAGDDALEMIGWDPAVCHCADSDDAGAGLAEPGSGATGGSGVGLASASGAQAQA, from the coding sequence GTGGAATACCCCAAGCTTGACGTGTTGAAGAAAGTGGCGGCGAATGCCACGGAAGTTGCAGGGAACGACCGCGAGGTGCTCACCGCCCAGCTCGGGCGCGATCCGCGCGGGCTTGTCGGCATCGGTGCACGGTGCGCGTGTGGCGCGCCGGCGGTCACGATCACGTGGCCGCGCCTGCTCGACGGCTCGCCGTTCCCCACCCTGTTCTACCTGTCGCTGCCGTGGGCAGTGAAGCAGATTTCGCGCGTCGAATCGCGTGGCGATATGGCGCTGTTTAACGAGCGCCTTGCTACCGATCCCGAATATGCAGCTGCTCATGAGCGCGCCCACGCCTCCTACGTGGCTCGCCGCGACCTGCTCGAGAAAGTGCCAGAGATTGCCGGGAAATCCGCAGGCGGCATGCCCGAGCGAGTCAAGTGCCTGCACGCGCTCGCAGGGTATGCCTTGGCTGTTGGGCCGGGCGTGTGCCCCGCCGGCGACGACGCCCTCGAGATGATCGGCTGGGACCCTGCCGTGTGCCACTGCGCAGATTCCGACGACGCCGGTGCTGGGCTTGCGGAGCCAGGTTCGGGCGCTACTGGCGGTTCGGGCGTGGGGCTCGCTTCGGCGTCGGGTGCGCAGGCGCAGGCATGA
- a CDS encoding exopolyphosphatase, whose amino-acid sequence MRVAGIDCGTNTIRLLIADVPGEAGAPLADVVREMEVVRLGQGVDRTGQFDPQALERTLVMVDRFAAQCREHGVESVRFAATSATRDASNRAQFIDGVRERLGVEPQVITGEQEAAASFSGAISVLPAGAPSPLIAVDLGGGSTELALGTAEGEVLAAFSMNVGSVRMRERHLVSDPPTAAEVAAARADVNAALDEAEAHVDLAAARGVIGLAGTVTTVTAQALGLDSYQPQRIHGAQLSLEQIEETCEWFIAAPFEKGGTPGYMHPGRVDVIGAGALVWEEVVKRIAARTAQAGHPITHVVTSEHDILDGLALWAAREPQAPQL is encoded by the coding sequence ATGAGAGTCGCGGGAATCGACTGCGGGACCAACACGATTCGCCTCCTCATCGCGGATGTTCCTGGGGAGGCGGGTGCGCCGCTCGCCGACGTCGTGCGCGAAATGGAAGTGGTGCGGCTCGGGCAGGGCGTGGATCGCACCGGGCAATTTGATCCTCAGGCGCTCGAGCGCACGCTCGTGATGGTTGATCGGTTCGCGGCGCAGTGCCGCGAGCACGGCGTGGAGTCGGTGCGGTTTGCCGCCACCTCGGCCACGCGCGACGCCTCCAACCGCGCGCAGTTTATTGACGGCGTGCGCGAGCGGCTTGGAGTGGAGCCGCAAGTGATTACGGGGGAGCAGGAGGCGGCTGCGTCGTTTTCCGGCGCGATCTCGGTGCTGCCCGCGGGGGCGCCCTCGCCGCTGATCGCCGTGGATTTGGGTGGCGGTTCGACGGAGCTGGCGTTGGGAACCGCCGAGGGGGAGGTGCTCGCCGCGTTCTCCATGAACGTGGGGAGCGTGCGCATGCGCGAACGGCACTTGGTGTCGGATCCGCCCACCGCCGCGGAAGTGGCAGCCGCTCGGGCGGACGTGAACGCCGCGCTGGATGAGGCCGAGGCGCACGTGGATCTGGCCGCCGCGCGCGGCGTGATCGGGCTGGCAGGCACGGTCACTACCGTGACAGCACAGGCTCTCGGGCTCGATTCCTATCAGCCTCAGCGTATCCACGGTGCGCAGCTGAGCCTAGAGCAGATCGAAGAAACTTGCGAATGGTTTATTGCGGCCCCGTTCGAAAAGGGTGGCACGCCCGGGTACATGCACCCGGGGCGTGTGGACGTGATCGGCGCCGGAGCGCTCGTGTGGGAAGAAGTAGTCAAACGGATCGCTGCGCGCACCGCGCAGGCGGGGCATCCCATCACACACGTGGTGACTTCCGAACACGATATTCTCGACGGCCTTGCGCTGTGGGCCGCGCGCGAACCACAAGCGCCGCAACTGTAA
- the nhaA gene encoding Na+/H+ antiporter NhaA codes for MSKNPNILARYSRALHNETFAGMVLMVAAVIAIVWANSPFRETYEHLAHWEVGPEALGLHLGLAHWAADALLAVFFFTVGLELKQEFAIGSLRDRKLAMVPMVAAAFGMIGPILVYTSIQLFSAQPIYDGWAVPVATDIAFALGVLGLVGKGLPQALRTFLMTLAVVDDLLAIILIAVFFSENINLLWLAASLATIAIYGFVVQKRITKWWILWPLAILAWYFMFLSGIHATIAAVALGLTVPAIQKVKNRKITMPMTEFFTQKYHAFSAGFVVPAFAFFAAGVNVVDKGGLGELLADHVSVGIYLGLPLGKMLGITLSTWVMVKFFNGHLGRGVKMPDIAAMGLIAGVGFTVSLLIAQLSFPEGSSHGAHAAVSVILGSLLAIVLGGWAARVRAHHHMRLADKTNIRRSDGPSDERNRGR; via the coding sequence ATGTCGAAAAACCCGAACATCCTCGCTCGCTACTCGCGTGCGTTGCACAACGAAACTTTTGCCGGGATGGTACTGATGGTGGCCGCCGTCATCGCGATCGTGTGGGCCAACTCGCCGTTCCGCGAAACGTATGAACATCTTGCGCACTGGGAGGTTGGCCCTGAAGCGCTCGGGTTACACCTCGGCCTCGCGCACTGGGCGGCAGACGCGCTCCTCGCTGTGTTTTTCTTCACGGTGGGCCTGGAACTGAAGCAAGAATTCGCGATCGGCTCGCTGCGCGATCGTAAACTCGCCATGGTGCCGATGGTCGCGGCAGCATTCGGCATGATCGGCCCGATCCTTGTGTACACGTCGATCCAGTTGTTCTCTGCGCAGCCCATCTACGACGGCTGGGCGGTCCCGGTGGCAACCGATATCGCGTTCGCGTTAGGCGTGCTCGGGCTGGTGGGCAAGGGCCTACCGCAGGCGCTTCGCACGTTCCTCATGACTCTGGCAGTGGTGGACGATCTCCTCGCAATCATCCTGATCGCGGTGTTCTTCTCGGAGAACATCAACCTTCTGTGGCTTGCCGCCTCGCTCGCAACGATCGCGATCTACGGTTTCGTTGTGCAAAAGCGCATCACAAAGTGGTGGATCCTGTGGCCGCTGGCGATCCTCGCCTGGTATTTCATGTTCCTCTCCGGCATCCACGCAACGATCGCGGCGGTGGCGCTCGGCCTCACAGTCCCGGCCATCCAGAAGGTGAAGAACCGCAAGATCACCATGCCGATGACGGAGTTCTTCACCCAGAAGTACCACGCGTTCTCCGCGGGTTTCGTCGTGCCGGCGTTCGCGTTCTTCGCTGCCGGCGTGAACGTGGTGGACAAGGGCGGCCTGGGCGAGCTGCTGGCCGATCACGTGTCGGTGGGCATTTATCTCGGCCTGCCGCTGGGCAAGATGCTCGGCATTACGCTCTCGACTTGGGTGATGGTGAAGTTCTTCAACGGCCATCTTGGCCGTGGTGTGAAGATGCCCGATATTGCAGCCATGGGCTTGATCGCAGGCGTGGGCTTCACCGTCTCGCTCCTCATCGCACAGCTGTCGTTCCCCGAGGGTTCCTCGCATGGGGCTCACGCGGCGGTGTCGGTGATCCTCGGATCGCTGCTGGCGATCGTGCTGGGCGGCTGGGCGGCTCGCGTGCGCGCACACCACCACATGCGCCTGGCGGATAAGACGAACATTCGCCGTTCGGACGGCCCGTCCGACGAACGAAACCGCGGCCGCTAA
- a CDS encoding helix-turn-helix domain-containing protein, protein MAGKWLCVKPVVLECIRGGESASSLSRRLGMSRETIRRWCREAGLVLATGPHGSLA, encoded by the coding sequence ATGGCCGGGAAGTGGCTTTGTGTGAAGCCTGTGGTGTTGGAGTGTATTCGGGGTGGGGAGAGCGCGTCGAGTCTTTCTCGCCGGTTGGGAATGTCACGGGAAACGATCCGCAGGTGGTGTCGTGAGGCGGGTCTAGTCCTCGCGACGGGCCCGCATGGGTCTCTTGCCTAG
- a CDS encoding IS30 family transposase has translation MENALRRGRRGGTRHLASVDQVGSGNVGRGRRITSKERVAIALLLDQGYSGRQIAIRLKRSPSTITREINRSQRVDGSYDAGVASRKAFERRARPKPLKLQANTRLREVVVGLLNQRYSPQQVAVRLRHLYPDDREMHVSVEAIYQALYVQGVGSLAQELKREKALRSGRKNRIPRSRLAGLPGRGRKTWVEGAQISMRPPQASDRAVPGHWEGDLVVGGGKDGHGTALITLVERRSRFVLMHRLGAGRDSKTVVDELVTMVKSLPGKFETITWDQGSEMAQTQSFTIATGVKVFFADPHSPWQRPSNERLNRDIREYFPKGTNFATITDAQVQEAQDELNNRARVVLKGATPHETLAQQLNDALTA, from the coding sequence ATGGAAAATGCGTTACGACGAGGCCGCCGTGGCGGGACTCGTCATCTTGCAAGTGTGGACCAGGTTGGTAGCGGCAACGTTGGGCGCGGGCGTCGTATCACGAGTAAAGAACGTGTCGCGATCGCGTTGCTGTTAGACCAAGGATACTCTGGCCGGCAGATCGCGATCCGCCTCAAACGCTCCCCGTCAACGATCACGCGTGAGATTAACCGTTCCCAACGCGTGGATGGGTCCTATGATGCGGGTGTGGCTTCACGCAAAGCATTCGAGCGTAGGGCACGTCCTAAACCATTGAAACTCCAGGCCAACACGCGTCTTCGGGAGGTTGTGGTGGGGTTGCTCAATCAACGGTATTCACCCCAGCAAGTCGCGGTACGGTTACGACACTTGTATCCAGATGATAGGGAGATGCACGTGAGTGTCGAAGCGATTTATCAAGCCTTATATGTTCAAGGGGTAGGTTCACTCGCGCAGGAACTGAAACGTGAAAAAGCGTTGCGTTCGGGACGGAAGAATCGTATTCCTCGGTCGCGTCTTGCAGGGCTTCCGGGGCGTGGGAGGAAAACATGGGTCGAAGGTGCCCAGATCTCGATGCGCCCTCCCCAGGCCAGTGATCGGGCTGTTCCTGGGCATTGGGAAGGCGATCTGGTTGTTGGTGGTGGTAAGGATGGGCATGGGACAGCGTTGATCACGCTCGTTGAGCGGCGTTCACGGTTTGTGTTGATGCACCGGCTCGGAGCGGGACGTGACTCGAAGACTGTGGTCGATGAGTTGGTCACGATGGTGAAGTCTTTACCCGGGAAGTTTGAAACGATCACGTGGGACCAGGGCTCGGAAATGGCTCAAACCCAGTCCTTCACGATCGCGACGGGAGTGAAAGTGTTTTTCGCTGACCCCCACTCTCCCTGGCAGCGGCCCTCGAACGAGCGACTCAACCGTGACATCCGCGAGTACTTCCCCAAAGGAACGAACTTCGCCACCATCACCGATGCCCAAGTCCAAGAAGCCCAAGACGAACTCAACAACCGCGCCCGCGTCGTCCTCAAAGGCGCCACCCCACATGAGACACTAGCCCAACAACTAAATGATGCATTGACCGCCTGA